A genomic region of Acipenser ruthenus chromosome 9, fAciRut3.2 maternal haplotype, whole genome shotgun sequence contains the following coding sequences:
- the LOC117405908 gene encoding beta-1,4-galactosyltransferase 4 isoform X2 has product MCFSSAFFKLSRKVKFLVLVGFCVMILTWIATFGNVTNAVRDRPQLVELMRSQKVVTEGLRNAEESEWGNRHPSPAPVATLQPCPALSPHLRGLLALSFKPSLTLAEVEQENAQVVEGQYEPADCQPRQSVAILIPHRSREKHLLYLLQHLHPFLQRQQLHYAIYIIHQAGNVKFNRAKLLNVGYLEALKDYKWDCFIFHDVDLVPENDLNLYVCDSQPKHLVVGRNATGYRLRYKGYFGGVTAMTREQFSKVNGFSNTYWGWGGEDDDLRIRVELQRMKIVRPSPEVAHYTMIFHTRDNGNEVNKDSTPEIGFMSDLCQCCRSI; this is encoded by the exons ATGTGCTTCTCCTCGGCATTCTTCAAGCTGTCGCGGAAAGTCAAGTTCTTGGTGCTGGTTGGCTTCTGTGTGATGATCCTGACTTGGATTGCCACCTTTGGCAATGTGACCAACGCAGTCAGAGACCGGCCACAATTGGTGGAGCTGATGAGGTCACAGAAGGTTGTGACTGAGGGATTGAGAAACGCAGAGGAGTCGGAATGGGGGAATCGCCATCCTTCTCCAGCCCCAGTGGCCACACTCCAGCCCTGCCCTGCGCTTTCTCCTCATCTAC GTGGTCTGCTGGCACTCTCCTTCAAGCCCTCTCTAACACTGGCCGAGGTGGAGCAGGAGAATGCCCAGGTGGTGGAGGGGCAGTATGAGCCTGCGGATTGCCAGCCCCGCCAGAGCGTTGCCATTCTGATCCCCCACCGCAGCCGCGAAAAGCACCTGCTCTACCTGCTGCAGCACCTGCACCCTTTCCTGCAGCGTCAGCAGCTGCACTACGCCATCTACATCATCCACCAG GCTGGGAATGTGAAATTCAATCGAGCCAAGCTACTGAATGTAGGGTACCTGGAGGCTCTGAAGGACTATAAGTGGGATTGCTTCATCTTCCACGACGTCGACCTGGTCCCAGAAAACGACTTGAACTTGTACGTCTGCGACAGCCAGCCCAAACACCTCGTGGTGGGGAGGAATGCCACGGGATACAG GCTGCGCTATAAAGGCTATTTTGGAGGAGTGACTGCTATGACGAGGGAGCAGTTCTCCAAAGTGAACGGCTTTTCAAATACATACTGGGGCTGGGGAGGAGAAGATGATGACCTGAGGATAAG GGTTGAACTTCAGAGAATGAAGATTGTTCGTCCGTCCCCTGAAGTAGCCCACTACACGATGATCTTCCACACCAGGGACAATGGCAACGAAGTGAATAAAGACAG CACCCCAGAGATAGGGTTCATGTCAGATCTGTGCCAGTGTTGTCGATCAATATGA
- the LOC117405908 gene encoding beta-1,4-galactosyltransferase 4 isoform X1 — MCFSSAFFKLSRKVKFLVLVGFCVMILTWIATFGNVTNAVRDRPQLVELMRSQKVVTEGLRNAEESEWGNRHPSPAPVATLQPCPALSPHLRGLLALSFKPSLTLAEVEQENAQVVEGQYEPADCQPRQSVAILIPHRSREKHLLYLLQHLHPFLQRQQLHYAIYIIHQAGNVKFNRAKLLNVGYLEALKDYKWDCFIFHDVDLVPENDLNLYVCDSQPKHLVVGRNATGYRLRYKGYFGGVTAMTREQFSKVNGFSNTYWGWGGEDDDLRIRVELQRMKIVRPSPEVAHYTMIFHTRDNGNEVNKDRMRLLSRTSRVWKTDGLNSCTYKELSLERVPLYINVTVDIGKPPGHP, encoded by the exons ATGTGCTTCTCCTCGGCATTCTTCAAGCTGTCGCGGAAAGTCAAGTTCTTGGTGCTGGTTGGCTTCTGTGTGATGATCCTGACTTGGATTGCCACCTTTGGCAATGTGACCAACGCAGTCAGAGACCGGCCACAATTGGTGGAGCTGATGAGGTCACAGAAGGTTGTGACTGAGGGATTGAGAAACGCAGAGGAGTCGGAATGGGGGAATCGCCATCCTTCTCCAGCCCCAGTGGCCACACTCCAGCCCTGCCCTGCGCTTTCTCCTCATCTAC GTGGTCTGCTGGCACTCTCCTTCAAGCCCTCTCTAACACTGGCCGAGGTGGAGCAGGAGAATGCCCAGGTGGTGGAGGGGCAGTATGAGCCTGCGGATTGCCAGCCCCGCCAGAGCGTTGCCATTCTGATCCCCCACCGCAGCCGCGAAAAGCACCTGCTCTACCTGCTGCAGCACCTGCACCCTTTCCTGCAGCGTCAGCAGCTGCACTACGCCATCTACATCATCCACCAG GCTGGGAATGTGAAATTCAATCGAGCCAAGCTACTGAATGTAGGGTACCTGGAGGCTCTGAAGGACTATAAGTGGGATTGCTTCATCTTCCACGACGTCGACCTGGTCCCAGAAAACGACTTGAACTTGTACGTCTGCGACAGCCAGCCCAAACACCTCGTGGTGGGGAGGAATGCCACGGGATACAG GCTGCGCTATAAAGGCTATTTTGGAGGAGTGACTGCTATGACGAGGGAGCAGTTCTCCAAAGTGAACGGCTTTTCAAATACATACTGGGGCTGGGGAGGAGAAGATGATGACCTGAGGATAAG GGTTGAACTTCAGAGAATGAAGATTGTTCGTCCGTCCCCTGAAGTAGCCCACTACACGATGATCTTCCACACCAGGGACAATGGCAACGAAGTGAATAAAGACAG GATGCGTCTCTTGAGCCGGACCTCCCGTGTGTGGAAGACGGACGGCCTGAATTCCTGCACCTACAAGGAGCTGTCACTAGAGCGAGTGCCGCTCTACATCAACGTCACTGTGGACATTGGCAAGCCTCCGGGACATCCCTAA